The following DNA comes from Etheostoma spectabile isolate EspeVRDwgs_2016 unplaced genomic scaffold, UIUC_Espe_1.0 scaffold00000808, whole genome shotgun sequence.
CACTGGCATAGTTGGCAATATCACCACCTGTGTTTATCTGGCATGTCtttcagtaacattaatcaGATAGATCAGTGCTTCCTGAAAAACACTATGGTCATTGTTAACTACTTTTCCAAAAAGAAGAGACATGTCTGGAAACCTCTCTCCAAACAGCTGCTCAGCACGACATCGGTCTTGCTCTGATGAAAAGGGGTCAGAGCCAAAGGCAGATACCCAAGTCAGGGAGGACCCCAACTCTTGCTCATACATGTGTGCTGCCTCAGCAGCATTGGGCAGCAGCTCTGTGTGAATTCTTGCTGGACAACAATCAGCTGAAAGTTGGTTTGGTATCCCTCTGCCTAAAATTATTTGTATTAGTTTTGGCAAAATTGACAATTGTTGTAAAGctccatacatacacacactagcATAGCCTACCTGGTATCCTATGGGCATTCCATGACTGTACAACCCTGCCAAGTCCAATCTGGCTCACTTGACATGCAAGGTTGGAGACACAAAATTTGGTAACATTATCCTGGATGTCAAGCAGCTCTTGATCAAGCAGGTGAACCAGGGCTTGTTTTAGTGGATAGTTCACCCGATTGTTGACCTCCGGCCAAATTCTTTCCACACGAAGGTTCTgtttaaacacaataaaaacatttttaagactGATTGGAAACACTTCAGATCAGAAAAAGAGGGTATGGTGtgtaaaatacatatacacagtagTTGACAGCATTAATTTAGAAGTGTCATTTGATCTTCATGTTGCAGACAGTTTGAAGTCAAAATATTTAAGCTTTCCGTTGATAtgtaacaacaaacaaattccTTATCCTAAGATGTTGGGACATACAATACCGTTTAGGACAAGTAATGaggtgaaaaattaaaaaaaatgatgctaTAGGTAAACAGCTAATTTCAGCAGTGATTGTATAAGTTAACATTGCAAGCAATCAAATCAGCCATCGAGGTCATGGTTATCCAAGGCAGGTTGAGTAGAAGCCTGCAGTGTGGAATAGGCTTAATGCTTACCCTTCCCTTATAGAAAAATCCAAAAGACTTGTTCCATATGGTACAGGTTTTACTAGTCGAGAAACTGAGATTCCCTGTCATGTCTTTTGAAAGGTGTTGCAGGATAGAcaaatctattgatttgtgatttcaaatattttcaCTGGAAATATTACTTGTAATGGGACTCATTATCTTATCTGCGTAATCAGTAGGACAACATTCACCCTTGAAGAAGTTGTCTGTACATAAGGCAGCCTGTTGATGTTATGTCTGTGTTGAGACAGCTTTTCTTGCATGTAGAGGGTCAAGTAAAACTCCCTGCCATGATCCACTCTAATTTGGTCCCACATGCCATTGTTGACAACTGCTTTCCTGTAATAGAAATGTGTAGATTATGTGGATACATATGTGGATAATATTCATTAGCACATACTGCTTGTAATGTAAAAACACTAATACTGTATAATAATCCCACACAGTGCTTGTTATTTACTGCTACTGTTATTAACCTTCACTTGCCTGTAAACTTCCTCATAAACAATAAGGTTGTTTTTCACTGGCATTGTGGATTCTGCAACAATTTTGCTGCTGAATCCATCTATAGCCAAGACATGTGTAACTCCAAACATTCCCAGCTTTTCATTCTGGTCTAGGTGGAGTTTATGACCCATATACTCGGCGTGATAAGGAACTGGATTCAGATTACGTGCTCCCTAAAACAAGTAGAATTCAATTAATACAAGGTGTAATAACAATAAGCTTTACTTTTTTCCTTGAATTTATTAATGTAGGTGACTTACTTGGCGACGCAGTTCATTATACGGCTGGTGTACCTCTCTGAGAATTTTTCCCACTCGAGATTCTCCTGCCCTCACCCCCACTGATGACAGGTATCCTGTCATGAATTTTCGGCCGTAACATGGACCTGTCTTTAAAAAATTGGTgaaaatttgaaatgaaactttttaaaatggtAAACAAATTAGTCTTGGATTAAAAACTATAAGCAAGTACCAAGTTGCAAACATTACACTGCTCCCTCAAGCTGTTGTGTGCAGAAGGTCTGGGATAGTAATTCAGGTTGGGAGTTTTGACTCCATCTCAGGCCAGCACATCAACATAAACCCCTATTGTGTAGGGCAGCTTACAGTATTTTTAATTCTACATGTCACAAAACACTCACTACAAAAGTTTAAGTATAACAGAATTGTCTATTCACCTATCAAACCTTAACCAATAGTTTCAGTTTAG
Coding sequences within:
- the LOC116674597 gene encoding uncharacterized protein LOC116674597, coding for MAGLDEYSDLIRKLFEEGRTHAEISTALRQRDVPRCSEMSVRRFCVQHQLRRKRHVSDAELEMAIMSSIDKTGPCYGRKFMTGYLSSVGVRAGESRVGKILREVHQPYNELRRQGARNLNPVPYHAEYMGHKLHLDQNEKLGMFGVTHVLAIDGFSSKIVAESTMPVKNNLIVYEEVYRKAVVNNGMWDQIRVDHGREFYLTLYMQEKLSQHRHNINRLPYVQTTSSRNLRVERIWPEVNNRVNYPLKQALVHLLDQELLDIQDNVTKFCVSNLACQVSQIGLGRVVQSWNAHRIPGRGIPNQLSADCCPARIHTELLPNAAEAAHMYEQELGSSLTWVSAFGSDPFSSEQDRCRAEQLFGERFPDMSLLFGKVVNNDHSVFQEALIYLINVTERHAR